One genomic region from Entelurus aequoreus isolate RoL-2023_Sb linkage group LG14, RoL_Eaeq_v1.1, whole genome shotgun sequence encodes:
- the nxpe3 gene encoding NXPE family member 3 isoform X2, which yields MEREITDTVGKKKVTTLFGKSIVPEMFCARGVMVILTMDHEVSRLWKYMRNAKNMKQLEAKKTNFSLAGTFGCQPKVSKPYGLHPLFTSTTAVDIERKDPPTSVADRVVNNEGGMTIMKTRGSTMSPNVWKYGLAVLALLGLVFLLRNISILENWNCNTVSALSQLQNRIQSSLSGPVPVYHHNHSFCAHLGQKPSLEEELEERYLLSSIAWPGPPSGSGPVALLQTSDPVHSLFSILPPENEGRRYVGEQLEIIVQMYDFKGRAKSYGGDFLLARLHSPECRAGVAGVVLDHENGFYSVRFPLLWEGSAQVEVTMVHPSEAVAVLRRLREERPDRVYFNSLYRLGLRFETTVCNVCLSPNWGPLCDYTDPRTGEPWYCYKPKTLGCHARINHAKGGYLKNLTTNKEALLFQSGVNIKVPILASGKNTIKVLPSRTESAINLEETSGYYYQDSWRPLGAVAMRQFDSSAITRCLSNKVVHMYGDSTVRQWFEFLVEALPDLKEFNLQSPKRVGPYMAVDSGHNILVTYRCHGPPIRFTTVMASEMRYISNELDGLSGGPSTVVALSIWSHFSTFPVEVYVRRLRHIRKAVVRLLERAPGTMVVIRSANPQALDQQVSLYNSDWFSLQLDAVLRAMFKGLDVLLVDAWQMSVAHRHPHILHPSPVIVKNMVDLILSYVCP from the exons atggaaagggaaatcactgatactgttgggaagaagaaagttacgactttgttcggaaaatcgatcgtcccggaaatgttttgtgcacgtggtgtcatggtaatattgactatggatcacgaggtttcaaggctttggaagtacatgcgaaacgccaaaaacatgaaacaacttgaagcaaagaaaacgaacttttcactagctggtacttttggatgtcaaccgaaagtgagcaaaccttacggacttcatcctttgtttacatcgacaactgccgtagacatcgagaggaaagatccacccacttcagttgcagacagggttgttaataatgag GGTGGAATGACGATTATGAAGACACGAGGGTCAACCATGTCGCCAAATGTTTGGAAATACGGCCTGGCCGTCCTAGCGCTGTTGGGCCTCGTCTTCCTGCTGCGCAACATCAGCATTTTGGAG AACTGGAACTGTAACACGGTATCAGCGCTGTCGCAGCTCCAGAACCGCATCCAATCCTCCTTGTCTGGACCCGTCCCGGTCTACCACCACAATCACTCCTTCTGTGCACATCTGGGCCAGAAACCCTCGCTGGAAGAAGAGCTGGAGGAGCGCTACTTGTTGAGTTCCATCGCCTGGCCCGGGCCACCCTCTGGCTCGGGACCCGTCGCCCTTCTGCAGACCAGCGACCCGGTCCACAGCCTCTTCTCCATCCTCCCCCCTGAGAACGAGGGGCGGCGGTACGTTGGCGAGCAGCTCGAGATCATCGTCCAGATGTACGACTTTAAGGGCCGAGCTAAAAGCTACGGTGGCGATTTTCTTCTGGCTCGACTGCACTCGCCGGAGTGCAGGGCGGGCGTGGCCGGGGTGGTGCTGGATCACGAGAACGGATTCTACTCCGTTCGATTCCCGCTGCTGTGGGAAGGCTCGGCTCAGGTGGAGGTCACCATGGTGCACCCGAGCGAGGCGGTCGCCGTGCTGCGGCGGCTGAGGGAGGAGCGACCCGACAGAGTGTACTTTAACAGCCTCTACCGCCTAGGCCTTCGGTTTGAGACCACCGTATGTAACGTGTGCCTGTCGCCCAACTGGGGACCGCTGTGCGACTACACAGACCCTCGCACTGGCGAGCCGTGGTACTGCTACAAACCTAAGACGCTCGGCTGCCATGCCAGGATCAACCACGCCAAGGGAGGCTACCTCAAAAACCTCACAACAAACAAGGAAGCTCTGCTCTTTCAAAG TGGAGTCAACATCAAAGTTCCCATCCTGGCTTCGGGAAAGAACACGATCAAGGTGCTGCCTTCAAGGACAG AAAGTGCCATCAACCTGGAAGAGACGTCTGGGTATTACTACCAAGACTCGTGGAGACCTTTAGGCGCCGTCGCCATGCGCCAGTTCGACTCGTCCGCCATCACTCGGTGTTTGAGCAACAAGGTGGTGCACATGTACGGCGATTCCACCGTCCGCCAATGGTTTGAGTTCCTGGTGGAGGCGCTGCCAG ACTTGAAGGAGTTCAACCTGCAGAGTCCTAAAAGGGTGGGGCCCTACATGGCGGTGGACAGCGGCCACAACATTCTGGTGACGTACCGCTGCCACGGGCCGCCGATACGCTTCACCACCGTCATGGCCAGCGAGATGCGCTACATCTCCAACGAGCTGGACGGCCTGAGCGGGGGTCCCAGCACGGTGGTGGCCCTCAGCATCTGGTCTCACTTCAGCACCTTCCCCGTGGAGGTGTACGTGCGGCGCCTGCGCCACATCCGCAAAGCCGTGGTGCGGCTTCTGGAGCGGGCGCCGGGGACAATGGTGGTGATCCGCTCGGCCAACCCCCAGGCCCTGGACCAGCAGGTGAGTCTGTACAACAGCGACTGGTTCTCCCTGCAGCTGGACGCCGTGCTGCGCGCCATGTTTAAAGGCCTGGACGTCCTGCTGGTGGACGCCTGGCAGATGAGCGTGGCGCACCGTCACCCTCACATCCTCCACCCCTCGCCCGTCATCGTCAAGAACATGGTGGACCTCATTTTGTCCTACGTGTGTCCCTAG
- the nxpe3 gene encoding NXPE family member 3 isoform X1 encodes MEREITDTVGKKKVTTLFGKSIVPEMFCARGVMVILTMDHEVSRLWKYMRNAKNMKQLEAKKTNFSLAGTFGCQPKVSKPYGLHPLFTSTTAVDIERKDPPTSVADRVVNNEGGMTIMKTRGSTMSPNVWKYGLAVLALLGLVFLLRNISILENWNCNTVSALSQLQNRIQSSLSGPVPVYHHNHSFCAHLGQKPSLEEELEERYLLSSIAWPGPPSGSGPVALLQTSDPVHSLFSILPPENEGRRYVGEQLEIIVQMYDFKGRAKSYGGDFLLARLHSPECRAGVAGVVLDHENGFYSVRFPLLWEGSAQVEVTMVHPSEAVAVLRRLREERPDRVYFNSLYRLGLRFETTVCNVCLSPNWGPLCDYTDPRTGEPWYCYKPKTLGCHARINHAKGGYLKNLTTNKEALLFQSGVNIKVPILASGKNTIKVLPSRTGRTSAAPPESLIVFRCFHAFHCTAVESAINLEETSGYYYQDSWRPLGAVAMRQFDSSAITRCLSNKVVHMYGDSTVRQWFEFLVEALPDLKEFNLQSPKRVGPYMAVDSGHNILVTYRCHGPPIRFTTVMASEMRYISNELDGLSGGPSTVVALSIWSHFSTFPVEVYVRRLRHIRKAVVRLLERAPGTMVVIRSANPQALDQQVSLYNSDWFSLQLDAVLRAMFKGLDVLLVDAWQMSVAHRHPHILHPSPVIVKNMVDLILSYVCP; translated from the exons atggaaagggaaatcactgatactgttgggaagaagaaagttacgactttgttcggaaaatcgatcgtcccggaaatgttttgtgcacgtggtgtcatggtaatattgactatggatcacgaggtttcaaggctttggaagtacatgcgaaacgccaaaaacatgaaacaacttgaagcaaagaaaacgaacttttcactagctggtacttttggatgtcaaccgaaagtgagcaaaccttacggacttcatcctttgtttacatcgacaactgccgtagacatcgagaggaaagatccacccacttcagttgcagacagggttgttaataatgag GGTGGAATGACGATTATGAAGACACGAGGGTCAACCATGTCGCCAAATGTTTGGAAATACGGCCTGGCCGTCCTAGCGCTGTTGGGCCTCGTCTTCCTGCTGCGCAACATCAGCATTTTGGAG AACTGGAACTGTAACACGGTATCAGCGCTGTCGCAGCTCCAGAACCGCATCCAATCCTCCTTGTCTGGACCCGTCCCGGTCTACCACCACAATCACTCCTTCTGTGCACATCTGGGCCAGAAACCCTCGCTGGAAGAAGAGCTGGAGGAGCGCTACTTGTTGAGTTCCATCGCCTGGCCCGGGCCACCCTCTGGCTCGGGACCCGTCGCCCTTCTGCAGACCAGCGACCCGGTCCACAGCCTCTTCTCCATCCTCCCCCCTGAGAACGAGGGGCGGCGGTACGTTGGCGAGCAGCTCGAGATCATCGTCCAGATGTACGACTTTAAGGGCCGAGCTAAAAGCTACGGTGGCGATTTTCTTCTGGCTCGACTGCACTCGCCGGAGTGCAGGGCGGGCGTGGCCGGGGTGGTGCTGGATCACGAGAACGGATTCTACTCCGTTCGATTCCCGCTGCTGTGGGAAGGCTCGGCTCAGGTGGAGGTCACCATGGTGCACCCGAGCGAGGCGGTCGCCGTGCTGCGGCGGCTGAGGGAGGAGCGACCCGACAGAGTGTACTTTAACAGCCTCTACCGCCTAGGCCTTCGGTTTGAGACCACCGTATGTAACGTGTGCCTGTCGCCCAACTGGGGACCGCTGTGCGACTACACAGACCCTCGCACTGGCGAGCCGTGGTACTGCTACAAACCTAAGACGCTCGGCTGCCATGCCAGGATCAACCACGCCAAGGGAGGCTACCTCAAAAACCTCACAACAAACAAGGAAGCTCTGCTCTTTCAAAG TGGAGTCAACATCAAAGTTCCCATCCTGGCTTCGGGAAAGAACACGATCAAGGTGCTGCCTTCAAGGACAGGTAGGACCTCCGCTGCGCCGCCCGAGAGCTTGATTGTTTTCAGGTGTTTCCATGCCTTTCATTGCACGGCCGTAGAAAGTGCCATCAACCTGGAAGAGACGTCTGGGTATTACTACCAAGACTCGTGGAGACCTTTAGGCGCCGTCGCCATGCGCCAGTTCGACTCGTCCGCCATCACTCGGTGTTTGAGCAACAAGGTGGTGCACATGTACGGCGATTCCACCGTCCGCCAATGGTTTGAGTTCCTGGTGGAGGCGCTGCCAG ACTTGAAGGAGTTCAACCTGCAGAGTCCTAAAAGGGTGGGGCCCTACATGGCGGTGGACAGCGGCCACAACATTCTGGTGACGTACCGCTGCCACGGGCCGCCGATACGCTTCACCACCGTCATGGCCAGCGAGATGCGCTACATCTCCAACGAGCTGGACGGCCTGAGCGGGGGTCCCAGCACGGTGGTGGCCCTCAGCATCTGGTCTCACTTCAGCACCTTCCCCGTGGAGGTGTACGTGCGGCGCCTGCGCCACATCCGCAAAGCCGTGGTGCGGCTTCTGGAGCGGGCGCCGGGGACAATGGTGGTGATCCGCTCGGCCAACCCCCAGGCCCTGGACCAGCAGGTGAGTCTGTACAACAGCGACTGGTTCTCCCTGCAGCTGGACGCCGTGCTGCGCGCCATGTTTAAAGGCCTGGACGTCCTGCTGGTGGACGCCTGGCAGATGAGCGTGGCGCACCGTCACCCTCACATCCTCCACCCCTCGCCCGTCATCGTCAAGAACATGGTGGACCTCATTTTGTCCTACGTGTGTCCCTAG
- the nxpe3 gene encoding NXPE family member 3 isoform X3, with the protein MTIMKTRGSTMSPNVWKYGLAVLALLGLVFLLRNISILENWNCNTVSALSQLQNRIQSSLSGPVPVYHHNHSFCAHLGQKPSLEEELEERYLLSSIAWPGPPSGSGPVALLQTSDPVHSLFSILPPENEGRRYVGEQLEIIVQMYDFKGRAKSYGGDFLLARLHSPECRAGVAGVVLDHENGFYSVRFPLLWEGSAQVEVTMVHPSEAVAVLRRLREERPDRVYFNSLYRLGLRFETTVCNVCLSPNWGPLCDYTDPRTGEPWYCYKPKTLGCHARINHAKGGYLKNLTTNKEALLFQSGVNIKVPILASGKNTIKVLPSRTGRTSAAPPESLIVFRCFHAFHCTAVESAINLEETSGYYYQDSWRPLGAVAMRQFDSSAITRCLSNKVVHMYGDSTVRQWFEFLVEALPDLKEFNLQSPKRVGPYMAVDSGHNILVTYRCHGPPIRFTTVMASEMRYISNELDGLSGGPSTVVALSIWSHFSTFPVEVYVRRLRHIRKAVVRLLERAPGTMVVIRSANPQALDQQVSLYNSDWFSLQLDAVLRAMFKGLDVLLVDAWQMSVAHRHPHILHPSPVIVKNMVDLILSYVCP; encoded by the exons ATGACGATTATGAAGACACGAGGGTCAACCATGTCGCCAAATGTTTGGAAATACGGCCTGGCCGTCCTAGCGCTGTTGGGCCTCGTCTTCCTGCTGCGCAACATCAGCATTTTGGAG AACTGGAACTGTAACACGGTATCAGCGCTGTCGCAGCTCCAGAACCGCATCCAATCCTCCTTGTCTGGACCCGTCCCGGTCTACCACCACAATCACTCCTTCTGTGCACATCTGGGCCAGAAACCCTCGCTGGAAGAAGAGCTGGAGGAGCGCTACTTGTTGAGTTCCATCGCCTGGCCCGGGCCACCCTCTGGCTCGGGACCCGTCGCCCTTCTGCAGACCAGCGACCCGGTCCACAGCCTCTTCTCCATCCTCCCCCCTGAGAACGAGGGGCGGCGGTACGTTGGCGAGCAGCTCGAGATCATCGTCCAGATGTACGACTTTAAGGGCCGAGCTAAAAGCTACGGTGGCGATTTTCTTCTGGCTCGACTGCACTCGCCGGAGTGCAGGGCGGGCGTGGCCGGGGTGGTGCTGGATCACGAGAACGGATTCTACTCCGTTCGATTCCCGCTGCTGTGGGAAGGCTCGGCTCAGGTGGAGGTCACCATGGTGCACCCGAGCGAGGCGGTCGCCGTGCTGCGGCGGCTGAGGGAGGAGCGACCCGACAGAGTGTACTTTAACAGCCTCTACCGCCTAGGCCTTCGGTTTGAGACCACCGTATGTAACGTGTGCCTGTCGCCCAACTGGGGACCGCTGTGCGACTACACAGACCCTCGCACTGGCGAGCCGTGGTACTGCTACAAACCTAAGACGCTCGGCTGCCATGCCAGGATCAACCACGCCAAGGGAGGCTACCTCAAAAACCTCACAACAAACAAGGAAGCTCTGCTCTTTCAAAG TGGAGTCAACATCAAAGTTCCCATCCTGGCTTCGGGAAAGAACACGATCAAGGTGCTGCCTTCAAGGACAGGTAGGACCTCCGCTGCGCCGCCCGAGAGCTTGATTGTTTTCAGGTGTTTCCATGCCTTTCATTGCACGGCCGTAGAAAGTGCCATCAACCTGGAAGAGACGTCTGGGTATTACTACCAAGACTCGTGGAGACCTTTAGGCGCCGTCGCCATGCGCCAGTTCGACTCGTCCGCCATCACTCGGTGTTTGAGCAACAAGGTGGTGCACATGTACGGCGATTCCACCGTCCGCCAATGGTTTGAGTTCCTGGTGGAGGCGCTGCCAG ACTTGAAGGAGTTCAACCTGCAGAGTCCTAAAAGGGTGGGGCCCTACATGGCGGTGGACAGCGGCCACAACATTCTGGTGACGTACCGCTGCCACGGGCCGCCGATACGCTTCACCACCGTCATGGCCAGCGAGATGCGCTACATCTCCAACGAGCTGGACGGCCTGAGCGGGGGTCCCAGCACGGTGGTGGCCCTCAGCATCTGGTCTCACTTCAGCACCTTCCCCGTGGAGGTGTACGTGCGGCGCCTGCGCCACATCCGCAAAGCCGTGGTGCGGCTTCTGGAGCGGGCGCCGGGGACAATGGTGGTGATCCGCTCGGCCAACCCCCAGGCCCTGGACCAGCAGGTGAGTCTGTACAACAGCGACTGGTTCTCCCTGCAGCTGGACGCCGTGCTGCGCGCCATGTTTAAAGGCCTGGACGTCCTGCTGGTGGACGCCTGGCAGATGAGCGTGGCGCACCGTCACCCTCACATCCTCCACCCCTCGCCCGTCATCGTCAAGAACATGGTGGACCTCATTTTGTCCTACGTGTGTCCCTAG